Within the Polaribacter pectinis genome, the region ATTTGAAGGAATATTGGCTTGGTTTTATAATAGTTATAGTTTCTCATTATATTTTTGATGTTTTAAAACTCACTTTTCAAAACAAAAAAAGTAAACGAACTTGGTTTTTTATAGACCAGGTTTTACATCTTTTGGTCTTGTTTTTTATGGCCACTTTATACTTCGATTTCAATTTAAATTTTGATGATTTTTTTACAGGTAAAATATTACTATTATTGATTGGAATCCTTTTAATAACAAACGTTTCATCAGTAATTATTAAAGTTTTTATTACACAATGGAATCCTGAAAACAAAATAGAAAACGACGATTCTCTTGCAAAAGCAGGACGTTATATTGGTATTTTAGAACGTTTATTTGTATTTGTTTTTGTAATCACAAACCATTGGGAGGCTATTGGTTTTTTATTGGCAGCAAAGTCGGTTTTTAGGTTTGGAGATTTAACATCGTCCAAAGACAGAAAACTAACAGAATATATTTTAATTGGTACTTTATTAAGTTTTGGATTGGCAATTATAATCGGAATCTTATATTCGTATTTTGTAACTCTTATGTAATTTATGGAAGATAAAATTTTAGAAAGCATCGCATATATTTTGCCTGCTGCAGTAACTGGTTTTGTGGCTTATTATATGTTTAACGGATTCATCAAAAACAAAAATTCTGAAAAACAATTAGAACTTTTAGCACAAAGAAAAAAAGAAGCTTTACCTATTAAATTACAAGCTTACGAACGTTTAATGCTCTTTTGCGACAGAATAAACCCTGTAAAGATATTAATGCGAATTCCACCAATCTCTACAAATACAAACGATTATTTACAATTATTAACAGCAAACATAGAACAAGAATTTGAACACAATTTAGTGCAACAAATTTACGTTTCTCAAGATACTTGGACAGCAATACACGCTGCCAAAAATGCAGTAATTAATAAATTAAAACAAGTTGCAGAAAATTCTTCTTCTGCAAATGATTTAAGAGAGAATGTGTTAATAGATTACTCTAAATCTTTACCACCAACAGAAACTGCTGTTGACTTTATTAAAAATGAAGTAAGAAAATTATTATAAAAAAAACTCCGTTTATAGAATATTTCTACAAACGGAGCTTTCGTCTTTTTCTTTTTAGCCTTTTTCCCTTTCTAAAATTGTAACCTTACTCCTACTTTATAATTTCTTCCTCTTGTAGAATACCCTAAAATATCATCATAATCTTCATTTAAAATATTAGTAACTGCTCCAAAAATGGTTACAGTTTCTCCTAATAATTTATAATTTGTCATAAAATCTAATACTTGGTAACTCTCTAAAATAACATCTTCGCCAGCAGTTCCAAAAGAACCATATCTATCAAAAATTGTTCTTTCACTTACATTTCTATATGTAAAATTGAAAAAAGCTTTCTTAAATGGCGTAATATCTAAACCTGCAACAATTTTGTTTTCAGGAATGTAATCGTTAAAATCTTCTGTTTTATCTCTATCTATATAAGTATATGATGCATTTACAGTTAAAAATGAAGTAGGAATTATCTTTGTATTTACCTCAAACCCGTTGGCATCAGAAGTACTATTTCCATATTTAAAAGTAGAACTATCATAAATAATTGCATCCGTTTCTTTTCTATTAAAATAAACTGCATCTAATTGTAACCAATCTTGGTAATTTACATCAAAACCTGCCTCTATAGTTTCGTTAGTTTCTGGTTTTAAATCGATATTTCCAGAAAAACCATCATATAATTGGTATAAACTTGGCGCAATAAAAGCAGTACTATAAGAAGCTAATAATTTTACAGAAGTATCTTCGTTTTTAAGAATTGAATATGCTAGGTTTCCATCATAAACAAACTGATTTCCATAGACATTGTGTATATTTAAACGTCCACCAACATTTACACTTAATCCGTAATCAGAAATATAAACTACACTAGCGTAAGGATCTATTGTGTTAAAATTAGCAATTCCTTTTTCTATAGTTGCAAAAGGAGTTACAGTATTATTACTATGAATTTGATAGTTAACACCCGTAATTAATTGCAATTGATTAGAAAACTCGTATTTATTAACCAAATCTACATTTACACTTCTACCAACAAACTCATAAGTATCTAATGTGTTAGAAAATGAATTAAATTGATTCAAATCTCTCTCAACCACATTTGCTGAAGCTAAAAGATAAACTTGCCCTTTAATATATTTATAAGAAGGTTTTATACCAATTCTAAATTGTTCTTGGTTTCCTGAATTTACATCACTATCTGAAAAAGCACCTGCATCAAAATCATATTCAAATTCATCGTAATTTAAAAAAGTTTCAATACTTAACTTATCATTTATATTGTACCCTAATTTTAACAAACCGTTTTTAGAATAAAAAGCATCGTTTTCAAAAGCAGTATTTGTTTTACTTTTTGCTGATGACATTCCATCTACACCTGTTAAACTAAAAGAACCTAAAAAATTAAAATCTCCAATAGTTCCATTAATGTTTACATTTTGGTTTCTATCAGACAAACTTCCTTTATCTGAATTTGCAGTATTATTTGTACCCAAACTTGTTTCGAAAGAACCAGAAATTTTATCTTTTGAAGCTTTCTTTAAAATAACATTTATTACTGCAGTTGCGGCACCAGAACCATATAAAGTAGATGAGGCTCCTTTTAAAATCTCTATACTTTCTATTTGATTTACTGCTAATAAACGCAAATCAAATTCTTGATTAATTGCAGATTGATCTGTTACAGGAACACCATCAATTAAAACTAAAACTTGCCTACTTCTTCCACCACGAATATTAATAC harbors:
- a CDS encoding DUF3307 domain-containing protein gives rise to the protein MLLFLKLLLAHIIGDFVFQPEKWVKDKEEKKIKSVKLYFHIAVHAVLLLVFLQFNLKEYWLGFIIVIVSHYIFDVLKLTFQNKKSKRTWFFIDQVLHLLVLFFMATLYFDFNLNFDDFFTGKILLLLIGILLITNVSSVIIKVFITQWNPENKIENDDSLAKAGRYIGILERLFVFVFVITNHWEAIGFLLAAKSVFRFGDLTSSKDRKLTEYILIGTLLSFGLAIIIGILYSYFVTLM
- a CDS encoding TonB-dependent receptor plug domain-containing protein, producing MKKQLVIVGVLACSFVNTNLFSQKKQTQKENVETLKEVVVTATKFSLKKENTGKVINVISQKQLQQNAGKSVIEILNTIAGIDVRGVNANPTEPRSINIRGGRSRQVLVLIDGVPVTDQSAINQEFDLRLLAVNQIESIEILKGASSTLYGSGAATAVINVILKKASKDKISGSFETSLGTNNTANSDKGSLSDRNQNVNINGTIGDFNFLGSFSLTGVDGMSSAKSKTNTAFENDAFYSKNGLLKLGYNINDKLSIETFLNYDEFEYDFDAGAFSDSDVNSGNQEQFRIGIKPSYKYIKGQVYLLASANVVERDLNQFNSFSNTLDTYEFVGRSVNVDLVNKYEFSNQLQLITGVNYQIHSNNTVTPFATIEKGIANFNTIDPYASVVYISDYGLSVNVGGRLNIHNVYGNQFVYDGNLAYSILKNEDTSVKLLASYSTAFIAPSLYQLYDGFSGNIDLKPETNETIEAGFDVNYQDWLQLDAVYFNRKETDAIIYDSSTFKYGNSTSDANGFEVNTKIIPTSFLTVNASYTYIDRDKTEDFNDYIPENKIVAGLDITPFKKAFFNFTYRNVSERTIFDRYGSFGTAGEDVILESYQVLDFMTNYKLLGETVTIFGAVTNILNEDYDDILGYSTRGRNYKVGVRLQF